aataataataataataatatatatgataaatacaAGCAAGCACACTGGGAAGATTTGCAATCTCAAATCATTTGTAGAAGATTAAAATATAGACAATATATCAAAGGTCAACATGCATAAAGAACCAATATTAATCCAACCCAACATACCTGAGGTTGCTGGAAATTGCCATATAGACACCATAAGCAACACTAGTGGATAATACAGGCACATCCTCAACTTCACCTGCAGAAGATGAATCGACAGCCTTTCTTGCATTGATTATGGCATTGGTTACAAGTGTACCAACCTAGACAAATTTGCAATCCATTAGATGCTAGTACTTTCTGAAATGGAACTCTTACATAAATTTGTATAGAAAAACGATGAGATCAAATCCATGTAACAATAGTCAGAAATAAAAATTGACCAGGGTAAAAATTGCATAATGATAGGAAAACTTTCATCAATCTCTTGAAGTTAAAGAGATTGAAAGCAATATTAAAAACATCGAACACTTggaccaaggaaaaaaaaaaagaatgtcaAAAAAGCAGCCAAACTGACCATCCAGTGTATAGAACTGCAAGGACAGGATGTAGTTGTTTGCATGTGTGCATGTTCACATTGGCACGTGTCTGTAtgagggagagaaagagagagagagagagagagcagagAGGTAGAAGGAACATTTTGAAATTTCTCATTTGGGATGAAGCACAACCCAAAAAGGGAACATAGTCACAGACCTTGAACAAGTATCCAGTGTACAGAACAATGTTTAAAAGGTATGGGCATGCTATGAAGTGTTAGGCCCTACATGAGTCAGGTAAAAGCCTCAAGCAACTTAGTTTGTAGGGAACTTTTACACTAAGCATTATGTTGACAAAGGCAAGAAGCAATGCAATATGTTTTCCAAATCCATTGCATTGCAAAAAGCAACCctaaaggaattaaaaattCCTTTAGGATTCGAAGAGTTGAATTACAAATTTAAGACTtgctatcaaaagaaaaagaaaaaaaaaataaaaaattaagatgttTAATACACACAAAGTTATATTCTAGTGTATTGAGATAGTTAAATGCATAaatttattgatcttaaatgCATAAATGAAATCCTCTACACCCAGAAACCCATATTGCTTTCATAACATTATTGCAGTTTTAACTTAAGAATGTTCTTAGTAACATTCACTTAGCACTAACTCTACCAAGAATCAGGCCTGAGCTTCCTAGACTGTAGTAAAGAACACTCAAATTCACCAGAATTGCAAGTCAGGAACCACAAAAAAACACCCATCACCACAACCACAAATCAGTTAGAGGTAAGCAAAATGTTTGAAACCTCATTGATTAACTCAAATCAAAATTCCTCATGAAGCCATGACAGTTTCCCGATAACTCAAATGTTTGTATTTTGTGGCAATGTATTCAACCAGCACAATGCAGCATTTCACAATACATCTCTCAGACTCTCAGTGGGTTAAAAAACAAGCAAAATTCATGAAGAATAGAGTAAACATAGAGATGAAAATCGCATGGGAGCAGCAAGGAACAAACTCTCACAGAAGCACCAATAGGAGAGTTCATGTGGGAACAAAACAATCTCCATAGATAAAACACTAACCACAAGAACGTAAATCTAGATCAAGGAACTTCCCAAGAGCAGAAAGATCAATTTACCAGAGATGAAGTGGTCCCAACAGCAAAAAGCTTCGACCCATTACGCTGCATCACAACCCAGATAACATAAGATATGTGGATCTATCAAggtctaaattttttatataaaacctAGAAGATATGCAGATAACAACATATTCACTTACCACTATTGCACCTATTCTctgtaaaaatgaaaatgatgttcCAGCCAGAGCAACCTGCAGATGGGATTTGAGAACCAGATTAGTAACTGTATCTAGTTCTTGAAtgataattgtaaaatattcaATGCAAGGCAGCTTATGGTTGAACCAGAAACCTGAAATGCATTTTCAGGGCAACTATGGAAGAACTTAGCAATAGCTCCCGCACTGACTGCAAGAGGTGGTCGGAGAGAAACAGTTGGTGCAGGAAGCCAAACAAGCATGAAATCTGCAATTATGGCCATCACCTAAGAAGAAAACCAATTACAAACATGAGCCACAGGAATAATAGTATAATACACAGGCTATGCATGGAGAATGTAACTTTTCCTCCTTATGTACGTGTGTATTAGGTGGGTGGAGGTTCAGGCCACAAAAAATTCATCCTCATAGAAAAGAGATGGACTGTGCATCACCAATCAAATTTCATAGTTCATTCCCATTTGCCACTTCAGAATGTGTAATTCATATATTTGGAACAATTTAAGGACCTCAAACTAATACTGAAGTTCAATACATCCTTTGAagtgaaaaggttgcttttggaAAGAGGTCTGAGtattgtataaaattttaaagcataCACCACACAGTTATTTAATGCTAACAAGATTGCCACTCACAACCTTAAGACCCACCAGGTTAGGAAACAatatagaaatatttgcaaATCATTTTAGATGGATCTAAATGCATATTTTCAGCCATGCTAGACCAAGTCCTTGAAgcaaaaaaatctttttctgAGTTTTCTTGGAAAGTATAGCAAGCCATAtatacttgaaaagaaacatCATAGCATTCCAACACACTATGGAAAAAAGGATTTCCATGCCATTCTAGATCAGTGCAGGTAAGGAGGTGAGCAATCATGCTACAATATTGCATGAACTATGCAACAACATACACATATTTGAGAGATAAAATGCactgaaaaataatgaaaaaggaCTGGACCATAACCATGATGTTTTCAACTAAAGATATTTAGCAACATGGTCTATTTGACCTTATTTTGTTCATCAAACATGGCTACAACTGACATCATCCACATTAGTTGGAGCAAGACAAGAATCAAACTTCAATTGcaagaaaacatgtttaatcCATCAGGCATTAGAACTGCTAGGCTCTTCTGAACATGAAAGACATGAGTTCAGAGAACAAACGCATTGAAAACTGCCTGCATAATCTCAGGGAAAAATTCAGTGTCATGTGGTACATAAAACCGGAGAAAATGCTTAATGTATTACTTCAAATATTATGTGTATTATAGATGATATATATGGTAAAGCAAGTTCGGTTAAAGATTGAAGTTGGCATGTATTAATTAATACACTTCATCATACTAGATGCTGATGAATACCAGCCTCCAATTTGAGGAAAGAAAGCATATGCAAACTAATAAGACATATCTATGGTAAAGAGAACCGTACAACGTCTGCGATAACAAAATCCAACTCTTTGAAGAAATTTTCTCTGCGGCGTTCATACTCTGCAGCAGTCTAGCAAATAAACCAAACAAAGAAAGGGTGAGAGGTGAAGAATTAAAAAACTTAAGCACAGAAAGGGATAGACTACGACAAAAAAAAGATCAATAACTCTTTCAAACAGCACAAAGATGTCAGTAGGGCTATGGCAGAGCAAGGAGCACCAGTTTTCCTTGTGCTTGTTACATCAAAACCAGAAAATGTTTAGCTCATGCTGGCTATAGGCTAAGCAAAATAGTTTGGTTAGAGGGTTTCATACTTTCTTCACAGCATTAATCCACATTCCTTTTTTGACATTCCTCATATCTCACCatcaatttcaataaaaaatttcattcctGCTCATCGGCCACTGATTTTTGTCATGAGTAACTTAACCATCTCATAGACAATGTTCCTAGCCCCAACCTTAGCTGGAGCTACccccaaaattttccaaatacatGCTTTCATTACTTCTATCTTTCTGTAAATGCCACTCATCCACATGAACATCATTTTATGAATGCTCATTTTACCAACATGCTCCTTAataccatttttgttttttcctaaGGAACCTTTCATGGCCAAGCCCTATGGACCAAAACTTTGGGGTGCTGAATGTGCCCATTACAACCAGGACCATATAATTCAGGACATTCAACCAGCAGCAAGAATCGAATGCAGGATCTCACGCATTCTGGCACTTGCCATAACCGGCTGGGCACCCTGAGAGGCCTCCTTACTACCCATATATTCTTCTCAAGGAATTCCCCACTTGATACACTTCACAACATGTATCCCACTTCAATGATACCCAACATCCATTTCACCTTGTCAAATCTTCTCAATGCATAATCAAAGATGACAAAAACAATCACTTTTCATGTACTTCTCCACCCAAAATTTCACCATTCCACTTTTCCacccaaaatatataaaaatcaaattcaatacACTACCCACTTGTCTAAAAGCATCAATGGTTtgttctaaattaaaattaactcgAAATGGCCAACAAACAACAAGTACGAATGCCCAGCAAATTCATGGATAATGGTGGGTGCAATTTGGTTAGTGTTGATTGTATTTTCCGGAAAACTAAAGCATAGAAtgattagaaaatagaaatttgcgACCAAATTAGGGAAAATTAATAACCGTAGATAACAATGACTCAGGAACATCacgaaaacaaaagaaagattcGACAAAACCTTAGTGAAGATTCCGACACCACATTCCATGGCGACTTTGGCCAAGAACAGATCGTCAGCCAACAGCCGCTCTCTGAAACCGCCGAACTGCAGCAGCCACCGGAACACCGCCGACTTCTCCAGCTCCAAGTACTTCTCCACAATGGCGGCCGGAATCTTCCCGGACTCGATCGCAGCCGCCAAGTCTTTCGGAACGCTCTCCAACGACCGCCCCATCTCCGCCAGCACCAACACCGCTGCCTTCTTGTTATTTTTATCATCATGGCCGCCGCCGCCGCCTACATCGTCATCTCCGCCACTTCCACCTCCGCTGTTTCCCATTCCATTTATACCACCGCCTCCGCCGCCGGAAAATAACGGCATCGCTGGAGTGCGGCGGGGAGGCGACCTGCTGGAGATGGGGGAGAAAATGAGGGCTGTTCGGAAGGAGATGGTGGGTGGAGTTGACGGACGGTGGAGATGGAGTTTTGGGAGAGATGCGGCACCGCTGACGGCTGCGGTGATGGGTTCGGAGCCAGCGGCGATCGCCATTGTTGTTTGTATTAGTCTGGAGTTTCTTTTGGTTCAGAGTTCGGCAGCTCCAATGTTGGTTTTTTTGCCTTTTATAAGAGAGACTGTGTGCCGGAATGGACTGTGGAGAAATGCGAAGCCCAGGTGCATGTGTTGGGCGTGACCGCCACGCCCCACTGTTTTTACAAAAACCGTGTTCGAGGTCCCATGCATTCCATGTGAAGGAATGTGAACGCGagcaaagaaaattttctatggGGTTGGTGGatcaaaaggagaaaaaggCTTGGGGCTagaatatatattatgtaaatggtcgttgaaaaaacaaaatgttatgtaactgttttttaaaattgtaaaagtctatttaaaaatctaaaatatttttaatattttttaaaaaaatttatatctaatattttatttttaatcattttacatatttatataattaattttcaaaacgatcttaataaaaataaaaataataataataactaaaaaatattatttaaaaataccttatctaaaatatgttatctcaaaacatcttattttctatttttaagaactgaaaatagaaatttgtcaaaaaacaattatcaaacatatcctcattcttctttttatttatttattcatttattttaattatatatatttattatattataattattaatgtAAAATAGATTGACTGCTTCTATCAAAATGTCGCTTGGTTTTAGAAAAGTAATATCTAATAACtagtaaaataaatgatatgtcaaaagaaaattatttgtttttattagatttatcatgaaatatatatataattaaaattagttaaattttaaatattttaaaattattttattttatatagtagaagaaaataagtaaaataaattaaaaaaaaatctaaaaatgatttatttactttaaagtcattttattctttatttctttaggtatttttaatttctctatttattttatttttctttgcattttctcttatatttccAAGGCACCAAACATTCCCATATGGGTTTGCTTTGATTTTCATGAGTAtcattttgttcctttttaaaAGATTATAATGGatcaatattaaataaaaattcataaatttgcTAGCGTGAAGAatgcaaaattttattctttcatcCAAATGATAATGTAACTACTTTGTAATTTTGGTACGTAACACTTTATGATTACAATGCATCTAACATTGTTTGGTCAATATGTAAAGCAAAAATGAAAATCGTAGATTAAAAAAGATTCATAAGAAAAGtattcttaatatttatatataacctAAATTCATAAAGGTCACTTAAACGTCGAATCATATTGATAAAGGTAGGACGAAAAATTCCTGTATCATGATGCATGTTACATGGTATTCCAAATAATAATTCTACTTCCGAATATAAGTTAGAATATAAAACTCAACATTTAAAATCTATAACATAAAGCCtcgaaaaaaatatttatcaaatgtatCTTAGCATTATCTAATCCCTAATCAAATGAATGTGGAATTCATATTCATTCGAAGGTAGGGACTAGGGAGAGGGTGTGGAGCATGGCTCTAAAGGCGAGTGAGAGTTTCCCGCAAGCATGGTTGGTGAGACCGTGAGAGTAGCACAGTTACTTTGTCGTGTAGTGGGAGCCACGTGCCAGGTCGGCATGCGTTAGGTTAAGCTGTTGGGCGTTGTATGTCGTATGTCTTTTTTCCCCTTTAGCCCCTTATGTTTAGTATATTTTAGCCTTTGCCATTACATTCTTAAATCCTTTTCTAACACGCCCACGTCTTTTGTAGGGTAGagtaaaaaattcaagaaatcctcaaaaacttaattaaaaaacattttacaaatttataattatttaatttttgccttctttttaattgtttttggaAAGCTGTCTTCATTATAGTAATAATATGGTTGGAATTTATGAGTAGGGCATTGAATCGTGGAGGGGCGGACTTGGCAAGGTTCTATCTTTATGATTTGTTTTCATTACATCTCACCAACATGCAGGAAGTAACATGGAAGAAAGAGtaattgattttagaaaatattttttaaaaagataaaaattttcaagtattaaaaatagtaaaaatatttcctataatcactatcaaatagtTAAGTGTATGCTTTGTTTAGAAAATTTAAGgcaaaatacaagaaaaaaaataaaaaaaaataaaaaatagatataaattatattaccATGTTGCTTCAAACTTcgggttaatttcatttctttcctctcatattttagttaaatacatttagtatttattttgaatgagaGACAAGttggtgaaaataaaaaatgaaaagaataagtgaggtatttgatgaaattttaaacttatgaaaactaaatatatttagtgGAAACAAAGgagagataaataaaataagttttgtataaaaattaaataatttaaaaatatataaatttgtaactaattttaattatattttatttttaatagtataattgaatatgaaaaaatttcttaacaattttttagtacttttttgAAAACCATATCCAACCCTAGTCTTTTCAaactttaagtaaaaatatctcattaatttttcttgcttctgttcttttttttttccacgacaaaataggaaataagttaatatatataatttcttcttattaaattttcttgcattttttttttctattttgttagaAGAAAAAGGTTAATTTTGTCATAGattgctttccttttccttttttttttttttcctattttgtttcCCTTAGGCTTACAAACAATAAAGGAGACCAATTCTAATCTTATATAATCTTATAgtcatagagaaaaaaataataataattttgtcatagatttttttcttttttgggataaaaagaaaaaaaatataagattacaATTTGGTAGGTCCAATCTAGGGGTGGGTAAGATTTggtttttgtcatttttaacCCATTGGAGAATCACTTTATTTAGGCTAAAATCGGGCTCATATCATATgatataaatcattttcattaaaatttataataattcaaCATAGAACATCAAATGATTAGATGATAATATAAATCATAATCTTAACCCATAaaccaatttaaaattttccaaaaggTTGAATTGGAATGGTTAGTTTTGAGATTCCATTGAGAAAATATAACCCAAAAATATTTAggttgagacaagttaaagatATGAACaatattattgattatttaatgctatttaaaaattatattatttatttaaaatagaataattctCCAATGGAATGGtgctttatttaaaaaaaaaatgaactttttttctttttgatttgaaattcTTGTATTACAACTGAAGCTATCCAAAGATTCCAAACAAGGGAGTTGGCATAGATTCCTCCATAATTGAAGCCAACTTCCCTTTGAAAGGCAAGAGCTTTCATGGACAAAAGTGGGTGGAATTGatgcaatataaaaaaaattgataactaTCCAAACATCACCCAACACATTGtcacatttattattatattcacCCTTCATGTCCCCCTCCACCTTGGTAcccttaataaaatatttcttaatgtTTTCTTTCCGTGGCTCAAGTTTCATTGACAACATTGTTTCTCACCCAAAGGCTACGTGGCCTGTTTAGGGTTAAATGAGATTTATAAACCTCTTTTCACCCCTTCGAGTTCCGATGTGGGATGAGTAGTAACTTATTTAAACAAGATTCAAAGCATGCAAAAGGAGTACTTGAACCTTGGACTAAACTCATACAATattgcttttattattattttttaatatatttttttatcatcaattaCCATAAATAAGTATTTTATCAATGTGCAGTCAAAATAGTCAAAGGATTggtagtatatttttttttaatattttatttttatttatgataaaaatttatttgattcaaatgaataaaataattatatatttaaaagaataatcttTGTTGTTTtagaaagaaatataatttaaaaaaaaaaacaaaaataccctggatcaaattttttatttattcccaTTTCACATACAAACACATTTTGCAActaaggattaaaaatattaaattgattttatatttataatttttaatatttggagaTTGTTTTTCCTAATTGTGACGATAATGATGTGCTTTTAatgcaaatattttaatttttaaaaaagaaggaGATGAGTGAGGGATATTTAATGTAGAGCCCAGAATGCAGAAATACAAGAAGATTGTGGGGTGAAAAACGGTAATATATCAAAAGAAAGGTGTCTACGTATAGAAACAAACTTAACTCCCAgatcttgggaagtcaacaagTGATAACCATACTCTCGAGAGTATATTATTACCATGCTACTCGCCACTGCAACAGTCATCGTAAGGCAATCTTGTAAATAAActacattttgtttttatttttattttgatcaaaGACTTTTGTCCTTTATTTTGTTGTCTCCGATAGCGTTTggttttttacttatttctaaataaaaataaaaactaaaccaacatgttatttttttgttcgtataaaaaaattcaaacagtttaatttttttatttaattaaaaatttataataaatcataaaaaaaagaaaaatatataatttaatgtttgaaagtaaattacttttaataaaaaaactaaaaaaacgaatacattattatcttttatttaaacttaatttaataCATGAAATTGGATGATTAGAAATCATAATGACCATATTTTTCTAGtggaaaattttaagatatagaATCGATGCATATTGAGTATGCAATCCAGACAAGCGAACATGGTAAAATCTAAGTTGTTAAATGAATGTATAAATAATGAGACTAATGTATAGAATAATGATTTGAGGTATAGAGACTAAGGTACAAAATAATGAGACTAAATTTGATATAAAGTAATGAGATTTAAATGTATATAGAACCTGAGCgaatatagtttttaaatagaaaGGATATTTCGTTATTACTAGTAAACAAAGCCTGTTATGTGTTTGTCCAAGGCCCAATGTCcaattatatcttatttttccGTCCATAAGCCCACAGAATCGATGGGTCCTAAGGGAAAGCCCTTTCAACCTCATTAAGTAAATTGACGCACGATTGGttgaatgaaatatttatagggTAGTAACGGTGTTGGAGTCACTCTCTTTCCGATGTGGGATTAAAGGAGCCTTTTTTTAAAGAGCTATAAAAGGGAATGCACGGTGCACCCTTGAAAACTAGCCaaagcttttattttattcttttgatgGAAATCATGCACGCTAGTCCAGAATCACTCATCTTTGCACTCTGTTGATATTATTTGGTGACATGATTGTGGCCATTTTGTTTTTGATGATATCTTTCTTTCAATGTGGAAAGTAGTTTATTTTCCTTCAGCATTTGAAAATAACATATTCCAGGGTTTATATGCTTCATGGTTGACATCTCACTTTGGGAAATGATCTTGAGTACTCCCTTGAAACTTTGTGCCTTTTCACGCTGTGATGATGGTTGAAAcatcatattatatatcaacAGATCCTGGGTTCATAAATGGGTTCTAATAGCCCCCTATGCTTTTCTTTTCTGCACGTTGCCAACCTC
The sequence above is drawn from the Vitis riparia cultivar Riparia Gloire de Montpellier isolate 1030 chromosome 6, EGFV_Vit.rip_1.0, whole genome shotgun sequence genome and encodes:
- the LOC117917125 gene encoding protein RETICULATA-RELATED 4, chloroplastic-like, which produces MAIAAGSEPITAAVSGAASLPKLHLHRPSTPPTISFRTALIFSPISSRSPPRRTPAMPLFSGGGGGGINGMGNSGGGSGGDDDVGGGGGHDDKNNKKAAVLVLAEMGRSLESVPKDLAAAIESGKIPAAIVEKYLELEKSAVFRWLLQFGGFRERLLADDLFLAKVAMECGVGIFTKTAAEYERRRENFFKELDFVIADVVMAIIADFMLVWLPAPTVSLRPPLAVSAGAIAKFFHSCPENAFQVALAGTSFSFLQRIGAIVRNGSKLFAVGTTSSLVGTLVTNAIINARKAVDSSSAGEVEDVPVLSTSVAYGVYMAISSNLRYQVVAGVVEQRILEPMLHKHKLLLSALCFAVRTGNTFLGSLLWVDYARWVGVQKVQEDHE